The following coding sequences are from one Capsicum annuum cultivar UCD-10X-F1 chromosome 3, UCD10Xv1.1, whole genome shotgun sequence window:
- the LOC107864966 gene encoding uncharacterized mitochondrial protein AtMg00810-like: MVDARSFKSLVGGLIYLTHTRPDIAFSVGVIFKFMQQPSKVHFGVSKRVLHYIAGTMDYGIWYSQVSNFRLCGFTDSDYAGSLDAKEQIIVKHCSTHKQLADILTKSLAADKFIYLRALLGVCNFELRGSIED; encoded by the exons ATGGTTGATGCTAGAAGTTTCAAAAGCCTGGTTGGAGGTTTGATTTACCTAACCCACACTCGCCCCGATATTGCATTCTCTGTTGGTGTCATTTTCAAGTTCATGCAACAACCTTCAAAGGTTCATTTTGGAGTATCAAAAAGGGTTTTGCATTATATCGCTGGAACTATGGACTATGGTATTTGGTATTCACAAGTTTCCAATTTTAGATTATGTGGGTTCACTGATAGTGACTATGCTGGTTCGTTGGATG CAAAAGAGCAAATAATAGTGAAACATTGCAGCACTCATAAGCAATTAGCCGATATACTAACGAAGTCTTTGGCAGCAGAcaagtttatttatttgagggcTTTGCTTGGTGTCTGTAACTTTGAATTGAGGGGGAGTATTGAAGACTAA
- the LOC107862847 gene encoding UV-B-induced protein At3g17800, chloroplastic isoform X2, translating into METATVFRSSFSVCNRPTKAASLGGSDFTRVGSQLRMSPSGIKLYRSISHVRLSNRKVSFGSKKSTAIRASVSPSESGGSAAPIAPLQLESPIGQFLTQILTSHPHLVPAAVDQQLEQLNTDRDAEQQKEEPSPAGTDIVLYRRIAEVKANERKKTLEEILYALVVQKFMDANVSLVPAISPSSSEPSGRVDTWPSQDDKLEGLHSPEANEMIQNHLTLILGNRLGDNSSVAQISKLRVGQVYAASIMYGYFLRRVDQRFQLEKTMKVLPQGVDDEDNSIQQVAGEDIRSVDKSDTSFRSPTQSHPELSSWSAGGVSPGGFGQGIKPTRLRNYVMSFDGETLQRYATIRSREAIGMIEKHTEALFGRPEIVITPQGTVDSSKDELIKISFGGLKRLVLEAVTFGSFLWDVESYVDSRYHFVAN; encoded by the exons ATGGAGACTGCTACTGTTTTCCGATCTTCTTTCAGCGTCTGTAACAGACCTACCAAGGCTGCGTCTCTTGGTGGGTCTGATTTTACTCGGGTCGGGTCACAGCTCCGTATGTCTCCTTCTGGAATCAAG CTTTATCGCTCAATTTCTCATGTGAGGTTGAGTAACAGGAAAGTGTCTTTTGGTAGCAAAAAATCTACTGCGATCAGGGCATCGGTATCACCTTCTGAGTCTGGAGGTTCAGCTGCCCCAATTGCTCCACTTCAGCTGGAATCTCCAATTGGCCAATTTCTAACTCAAATTTTGACAAGTCACCCACATCTTGTCCCAGCTGCTGTAGATCAGCAACTTGAACAGCTTAATACTGACCGTGATGCAGAGCAACAGAAGGAAGAACCATCTCCAGCTGGTACTGACATTGTCTTGTACAG GAGAATTGCTGAGGTGAAGGCAAATGAAAGGAAAAAGACCTTGGAAGAAATATTATATGCCTTGGTGGTGCAGAAATTTATGGATGCCAATGTCTCTTTAGTTCCTGCAATAAGTCCATCTTCATCTGAACCTTCTGGTCGAGTTGATACGTGGCCCAGCCAAGATGATAAGCTTGAGGGTCTTCATTCACCAGAAGCCAACGAGATGATTCAAAACCACCTGACTCTCATTCTTGGAAATCGATTGGGTGACAATTCTTCGGTGGCACAAATAAGTAAATTAAGAGTAGGCCAAGTTTATGCGGCATCAATTATGTATGGATATTTTCTCAGGAGAGTGGACCAGAGGTTTCAGCTGGAAAAGACCATGAAAGTCCTTCCTCAGGGTGTAGACGATGAAGATAATAGCATCCAGCAAGTGGCAGGGGAGGATATCAGGTCTGTTGATAAGAGTGATACCTCTTTCAGGTCACCAACACAATCCCATCCAGAATTGTCATCATGGTCTGCAGGTGGTGTGAGTCCTGGTGGTTTTGGCCAGGGGATAAAGCCTACAAGACTGAGAAACTATGTGATGTCATTTGATGGGGAGACACTCCAGAGATATGCAACTATCAGATCTAGAGAGGCCATAGGCATGATTGAGAAACACACTGAAGCACTATTTGGTAGACCTGAGATTGTTATCACCCCTCAAGGCACTGTTGACTCTTCTAAAGATGAACTTATTAAGATCAGTTTTGGAGGGCTGAAGCGGCTTGTTTTGGAGGCTGTAACTTTTGGCTCTTTCCTCTGGGATGTTGAGAGCTATGTCGACTCGAGATACCATTTTGTTGCCAATTAA
- the LOC107862847 gene encoding UV-B-induced protein At3g17800, chloroplastic isoform X1: METATVFRSSFSVCNRPTKAASLGGSDFTRVGSQLRMSPSGIKTFSWQLYRSISHVRLSNRKVSFGSKKSTAIRASVSPSESGGSAAPIAPLQLESPIGQFLTQILTSHPHLVPAAVDQQLEQLNTDRDAEQQKEEPSPAGTDIVLYRRIAEVKANERKKTLEEILYALVVQKFMDANVSLVPAISPSSSEPSGRVDTWPSQDDKLEGLHSPEANEMIQNHLTLILGNRLGDNSSVAQISKLRVGQVYAASIMYGYFLRRVDQRFQLEKTMKVLPQGVDDEDNSIQQVAGEDIRSVDKSDTSFRSPTQSHPELSSWSAGGVSPGGFGQGIKPTRLRNYVMSFDGETLQRYATIRSREAIGMIEKHTEALFGRPEIVITPQGTVDSSKDELIKISFGGLKRLVLEAVTFGSFLWDVESYVDSRYHFVAN; encoded by the exons ATGGAGACTGCTACTGTTTTCCGATCTTCTTTCAGCGTCTGTAACAGACCTACCAAGGCTGCGTCTCTTGGTGGGTCTGATTTTACTCGGGTCGGGTCACAGCTCCGTATGTCTCCTTCTGGAATCAAG ACATTTTCTTGGCAGCTTTATCGCTCAATTTCTCATGTGAGGTTGAGTAACAGGAAAGTGTCTTTTGGTAGCAAAAAATCTACTGCGATCAGGGCATCGGTATCACCTTCTGAGTCTGGAGGTTCAGCTGCCCCAATTGCTCCACTTCAGCTGGAATCTCCAATTGGCCAATTTCTAACTCAAATTTTGACAAGTCACCCACATCTTGTCCCAGCTGCTGTAGATCAGCAACTTGAACAGCTTAATACTGACCGTGATGCAGAGCAACAGAAGGAAGAACCATCTCCAGCTGGTACTGACATTGTCTTGTACAG GAGAATTGCTGAGGTGAAGGCAAATGAAAGGAAAAAGACCTTGGAAGAAATATTATATGCCTTGGTGGTGCAGAAATTTATGGATGCCAATGTCTCTTTAGTTCCTGCAATAAGTCCATCTTCATCTGAACCTTCTGGTCGAGTTGATACGTGGCCCAGCCAAGATGATAAGCTTGAGGGTCTTCATTCACCAGAAGCCAACGAGATGATTCAAAACCACCTGACTCTCATTCTTGGAAATCGATTGGGTGACAATTCTTCGGTGGCACAAATAAGTAAATTAAGAGTAGGCCAAGTTTATGCGGCATCAATTATGTATGGATATTTTCTCAGGAGAGTGGACCAGAGGTTTCAGCTGGAAAAGACCATGAAAGTCCTTCCTCAGGGTGTAGACGATGAAGATAATAGCATCCAGCAAGTGGCAGGGGAGGATATCAGGTCTGTTGATAAGAGTGATACCTCTTTCAGGTCACCAACACAATCCCATCCAGAATTGTCATCATGGTCTGCAGGTGGTGTGAGTCCTGGTGGTTTTGGCCAGGGGATAAAGCCTACAAGACTGAGAAACTATGTGATGTCATTTGATGGGGAGACACTCCAGAGATATGCAACTATCAGATCTAGAGAGGCCATAGGCATGATTGAGAAACACACTGAAGCACTATTTGGTAGACCTGAGATTGTTATCACCCCTCAAGGCACTGTTGACTCTTCTAAAGATGAACTTATTAAGATCAGTTTTGGAGGGCTGAAGCGGCTTGTTTTGGAGGCTGTAACTTTTGGCTCTTTCCTCTGGGATGTTGAGAGCTATGTCGACTCGAGATACCATTTTGTTGCCAATTAA